The Thunnus thynnus chromosome 2, fThuThy2.1, whole genome shotgun sequence genome includes a region encoding these proteins:
- the entpd4 gene encoding ectonucleoside triphosphate diphosphohydrolase 4 isoform X2 — protein MGRISFSCLFPASWHFSLSSQVLPRLLIPSLRQLLFIGLVLCLIGLLYLLLVTGKGHASWIRKENHFHRHLARVTDVDATDTSNPNLNYGLVVDCGSSGSRVFVYCWPRHNGNPHELLDIRQMRDQHRKPVVMKIKPGISELAKTPEKASDYIYPLLSFAAQHIPKNKHQETPLYILCTAGMRILPESQQEALLEDLRTDIPVHFNFLFSDSHVEVISGKQEGVYAWIGINFVLGRFNHVHNDGEAVVEVNVPGSDQQEAMVRKRTAGVLDMGGVSTQIAYEVPKTEEVAKNLLAEFNLGCDAHRTEHVYRVYVSTFLGFGGNAARQRYEESIIRNTATRNKLLGQHIGETAESPLLDPCLPTDLQDEIGPSTQKLYLRGTGDFDQCRQILQPFLNRTNETQTSLSGIYQPAIDYSNSQFYGFSEFYYCTEDVLRMGGDYNVSKYSQAAKSYCATQWKTLRERFDSGLYASHADLHRLKYQCFKSAWMYEVLHSGFSFPTNYKNLKTALLVYDKEVQWTLGAILYRTRFLPLRDIQQESLKGIHSHWRHSFSFVNNHYLFLACFFIVLLSIMLYLLRLRRIHRRTAQRCTPSSVPWLEEGLASPTIPINL, from the exons ATGGGAAG GATCAGCTTCTCGTGCCTTTTCCCCGCCTCATGGCATTTCAGCCTGTCGTCCCAGGTTCTTCCTCGGCTCCTGATACCTTCCCTCAGACAGCTGCTCTTCATCGGCCTGGTGCTCTGCCTCATAGGACTCCTCTACCTGCTGCTTGTCACTGGAAAGGGGCACGCCAGCTGGATCAGAAAAGAAAACCACTTTCACAG GCACTTGGCGAGGGTGACTGATGTGGATGCAACAGATACAAGCAACCCCAACCTGAACTATGGCCTGGTGGTGGACTGTGGCAGCAGCGGCTCCAGGGTGTTTGTGTACTGCTGGCCCCGGCATAATGGTAATCCCCATGAACTCTTGGATATCCGGCAAATGAGAGATCAACATCGCAAACCAGTGGTCATGAAGATAAAGCCGG gaaTTTCTGAATTGGCTAAAACGCCTGAGAAGGCCAGTGATTATATCTATCCACTGCTGAGCTTTGCAGCACAACACATCCCCAAAAATAAGCACCAAGAAACACCCTTGTACATCCTGTGCACAGCTGGAATGAGAATCCTTCCTGAAAG TCAACAGGAAGCTCTTCTAGAGGATCTGCGAACAGACATCCCAGTCCACTTCAACTTCCTCTTCTCAGATTCCCACGTAGAAGTGATTTCTGGAAAACAGGAAG GTGTCTATGCATGGATTGGAATAAACTTTGTCCTGGGGAGGTTTAACCATGTGCACAATG ATGGTGAAGCTGTAGTAGAGGTTAATGTCCCAGGCAGCGATCAGCAGGAGGCGATGGTGAGGAAAAGAACAGCTGGCGTCCTGGACATGGGTGGGGTCTCCACACAGATCGCATACGAAGTGCCCAAAACT gaGGAAGTTGCAAAGAATTTACTGGCAGAATTCAACTTGGGGTGTGACGCACATCGCACAGAGCATGTTTATCGTGTTTACGTGTCCACCTTCCTGGGTTTCGGAGGAAATGCAGCACGCCAAAGATACGAGGAGAGCATCATCAGAAATACTGCCACTCGAAATAA GCTCTTAGGTCAGCATATCGGTGAGACAGCAGAGTCTCCCCTCCTGGATCCTTGTCTACCCACAGACCTACAGGATGAGATTGGTCCGTCTACGCAGAAGCTGTATCTGCGAGGCACAGGGGACTTTGACCAGTGTCGACAGATTCTGCAGCCGTTCCTCAACCGCACCAATGAGACTCAAACCTCTTTGAGTGGGATCTACCAGCCAGCCATCGACTACAGCAACAGCCAGTTCTATGGCTTCTCTGAGTTCTACTACTGCACAGAGGATGTGCTGCGCATGGGCGGAGATTATAATGTTTCTAAATATTCCCAGGCCGCCAAG AGCTACTGTGCTACCCAGTGGAAGACTCTGAGGGAACGCTTTGACTCTGGCTTGTATGCCTCACATGCTGATCTTCACAGACTCAA GTACCAGTGTTTTAAATCAGCATGGATGTATGAAGTATTGCACTCAGGCTTCTCTTTCCCAACCAATTACAAAAACCTGAAGACTGCCCTTCTGGTGTACGATAAGGAGGTCCAGTGGACTCTCGGAGCTATTCTTTACAGAACACGGTTTTTGCCTTTGAG ggACATCCAACAGGAAAGCCTGAAAGGAATACACTCTCACTGGCGGCACAGCTTCTCCTTTGTCAACAACCACTACTTATTCCTGGCGTGTTTCTTCATCGTGTTGTTGTCTATTATGCTGTACTTACTGCGTCTTCGCCGGATCCATCGGCGGACAGCGCAGCGCTGCACCCCCTCCTCTGTACCGTGGTTGGAAGAAGGCCTTGCCTCACCCACAATCCCTATCAACCTCTAA
- the entpd4 gene encoding ectonucleoside triphosphate diphosphohydrolase 4 isoform X1, with the protein MGRISFSCLFPASWHFSLSSQVLPRLLIPSLRQLLFIGLVLCLIGLLYLLLVTGKGHASWIRKENHFHRHLARVTDVDATDTSNPNLNYGLVVDCGSSGSRVFVYCWPRHNGNPHELLDIRQMRDQHRKPVVMKIKPGISELAKTPEKASDYIYPLLSFAAQHIPKNKHQETPLYILCTAGMRILPESQQEALLEDLRTDIPVHFNFLFSDSHVEVISGKQEGVYAWIGINFVLGRFNHVHNDGEAVVEVNVPGSDQQEAMVRKRTAGVLDMGGVSTQIAYEVPKTVSFASPQQEEVAKNLLAEFNLGCDAHRTEHVYRVYVSTFLGFGGNAARQRYEESIIRNTATRNKLLGQHIGETAESPLLDPCLPTDLQDEIGPSTQKLYLRGTGDFDQCRQILQPFLNRTNETQTSLSGIYQPAIDYSNSQFYGFSEFYYCTEDVLRMGGDYNVSKYSQAAKSYCATQWKTLRERFDSGLYASHADLHRLKYQCFKSAWMYEVLHSGFSFPTNYKNLKTALLVYDKEVQWTLGAILYRTRFLPLRDIQQESLKGIHSHWRHSFSFVNNHYLFLACFFIVLLSIMLYLLRLRRIHRRTAQRCTPSSVPWLEEGLASPTIPINL; encoded by the exons ATGGGAAG GATCAGCTTCTCGTGCCTTTTCCCCGCCTCATGGCATTTCAGCCTGTCGTCCCAGGTTCTTCCTCGGCTCCTGATACCTTCCCTCAGACAGCTGCTCTTCATCGGCCTGGTGCTCTGCCTCATAGGACTCCTCTACCTGCTGCTTGTCACTGGAAAGGGGCACGCCAGCTGGATCAGAAAAGAAAACCACTTTCACAG GCACTTGGCGAGGGTGACTGATGTGGATGCAACAGATACAAGCAACCCCAACCTGAACTATGGCCTGGTGGTGGACTGTGGCAGCAGCGGCTCCAGGGTGTTTGTGTACTGCTGGCCCCGGCATAATGGTAATCCCCATGAACTCTTGGATATCCGGCAAATGAGAGATCAACATCGCAAACCAGTGGTCATGAAGATAAAGCCGG gaaTTTCTGAATTGGCTAAAACGCCTGAGAAGGCCAGTGATTATATCTATCCACTGCTGAGCTTTGCAGCACAACACATCCCCAAAAATAAGCACCAAGAAACACCCTTGTACATCCTGTGCACAGCTGGAATGAGAATCCTTCCTGAAAG TCAACAGGAAGCTCTTCTAGAGGATCTGCGAACAGACATCCCAGTCCACTTCAACTTCCTCTTCTCAGATTCCCACGTAGAAGTGATTTCTGGAAAACAGGAAG GTGTCTATGCATGGATTGGAATAAACTTTGTCCTGGGGAGGTTTAACCATGTGCACAATG ATGGTGAAGCTGTAGTAGAGGTTAATGTCCCAGGCAGCGATCAGCAGGAGGCGATGGTGAGGAAAAGAACAGCTGGCGTCCTGGACATGGGTGGGGTCTCCACACAGATCGCATACGAAGTGCCCAAAACTGTAAGCTTTGCTTCTCCACAGCAG gaGGAAGTTGCAAAGAATTTACTGGCAGAATTCAACTTGGGGTGTGACGCACATCGCACAGAGCATGTTTATCGTGTTTACGTGTCCACCTTCCTGGGTTTCGGAGGAAATGCAGCACGCCAAAGATACGAGGAGAGCATCATCAGAAATACTGCCACTCGAAATAA GCTCTTAGGTCAGCATATCGGTGAGACAGCAGAGTCTCCCCTCCTGGATCCTTGTCTACCCACAGACCTACAGGATGAGATTGGTCCGTCTACGCAGAAGCTGTATCTGCGAGGCACAGGGGACTTTGACCAGTGTCGACAGATTCTGCAGCCGTTCCTCAACCGCACCAATGAGACTCAAACCTCTTTGAGTGGGATCTACCAGCCAGCCATCGACTACAGCAACAGCCAGTTCTATGGCTTCTCTGAGTTCTACTACTGCACAGAGGATGTGCTGCGCATGGGCGGAGATTATAATGTTTCTAAATATTCCCAGGCCGCCAAG AGCTACTGTGCTACCCAGTGGAAGACTCTGAGGGAACGCTTTGACTCTGGCTTGTATGCCTCACATGCTGATCTTCACAGACTCAA GTACCAGTGTTTTAAATCAGCATGGATGTATGAAGTATTGCACTCAGGCTTCTCTTTCCCAACCAATTACAAAAACCTGAAGACTGCCCTTCTGGTGTACGATAAGGAGGTCCAGTGGACTCTCGGAGCTATTCTTTACAGAACACGGTTTTTGCCTTTGAG ggACATCCAACAGGAAAGCCTGAAAGGAATACACTCTCACTGGCGGCACAGCTTCTCCTTTGTCAACAACCACTACTTATTCCTGGCGTGTTTCTTCATCGTGTTGTTGTCTATTATGCTGTACTTACTGCGTCTTCGCCGGATCCATCGGCGGACAGCGCAGCGCTGCACCCCCTCCTCTGTACCGTGGTTGGAAGAAGGCCTTGCCTCACCCACAATCCCTATCAACCTCTAA